Proteins from one Streptomyces roseifaciens genomic window:
- a CDS encoding B12-binding domain-containing radical SAM protein: protein MMKVALATSPHLNHGGMSLRTRPGDPPPMQNFVPVGLLSLKAAADSAGAPAAIEVVETNQLLLDGAVPNDDALYDSLAQSVLAAGDSLVGLMTDADSLVHTVLLGQALRRRSPDTRICLGGPAVTPISAEFLQRFPWADFIVRGEGEATFNELLETLHAGEDPSGIRGLTHRKGGEAVVNAERPLFQDLADLPWPAYYAYDMSKGARLYLDVGRGCPFRCSFCATAPFWERKFRMRPIDDIIRQLEYVRDVFGRTSVNFSHDIFTCDRPWAHKFCDALIDRDLGVTWGCSTRTDLIDAELLDKMGAAGCEEIYYGIESGSPKMQRWIKKNLDLERSLEVVRATKAAGIRPVTGFIVGYPTETRETMSETLTRFFQFLEEGQGRSQLFTLVPLHQSPMYKQYAPTLNRPAEYYDIPVTDRLMGRIQQYRREHKDMFCTDYRFACPDVGDALIDAAEELSGHVVVLASLWPRLLPYYDSPMDWYERWVAWIEEYNAEHSPGTRFRHQSEARDLLVFAQEETVRLGIEDSPAASLVRYEMMRLAAADLPEPPPRPAAPNVGPESALRAGDFLSAEFPHDLHRMLRGPADAPAAQEGTGANGSSYVVTRKSAHDRIETIQLGRSARDLLERADGRRTARQLVAEVFPEDSGDPDTTLRRGLELVRSLAGMGLLLEAPVNGGTDAR, encoded by the coding sequence ATGATGAAGGTCGCGCTCGCCACGAGCCCGCACCTCAACCACGGCGGGATGTCCCTGCGGACCCGGCCCGGCGACCCGCCGCCCATGCAGAACTTCGTCCCCGTCGGCCTGCTGTCCCTCAAGGCCGCCGCCGACTCCGCCGGAGCGCCCGCCGCGATCGAGGTCGTCGAGACCAACCAGCTGCTGCTCGACGGCGCCGTCCCCAACGACGACGCCCTCTACGACAGCCTCGCCCAGTCCGTGCTCGCGGCCGGCGACTCCCTGGTCGGCCTGATGACCGACGCGGACTCGCTCGTCCACACCGTCCTGCTCGGGCAGGCCCTGCGCAGGCGCTCCCCGGACACCCGGATCTGCCTCGGCGGCCCGGCCGTCACCCCCATCAGCGCCGAGTTCCTCCAGCGCTTCCCCTGGGCCGACTTCATCGTGCGGGGCGAGGGCGAGGCGACCTTCAACGAGCTCCTGGAGACGCTGCACGCGGGCGAGGACCCCTCGGGGATCCGCGGCCTCACCCACCGCAAGGGCGGCGAGGCCGTCGTCAACGCCGAACGGCCGCTGTTCCAGGACCTCGCCGACCTGCCCTGGCCCGCCTACTACGCCTACGACATGTCCAAGGGCGCCCGGCTGTACCTGGACGTCGGCCGCGGCTGCCCCTTCCGCTGCTCCTTCTGCGCCACCGCACCCTTCTGGGAGCGCAAGTTCCGCATGCGGCCCATCGACGACATCATCCGGCAGCTGGAGTACGTCCGCGACGTGTTCGGCCGCACCAGCGTGAACTTCTCGCACGACATCTTCACCTGCGACCGCCCCTGGGCCCACAAGTTCTGCGACGCCCTGATCGACCGCGACCTCGGGGTCACCTGGGGCTGCAGCACCAGGACCGACCTCATCGACGCCGAACTCCTCGACAAGATGGGCGCGGCGGGCTGCGAGGAGATCTACTACGGCATCGAGAGCGGCTCGCCGAAGATGCAGCGCTGGATCAAGAAGAACCTCGACCTCGAACGGTCCCTGGAGGTCGTCAGGGCGACGAAGGCCGCGGGCATCCGCCCCGTGACCGGCTTCATCGTCGGCTACCCGACCGAGACCCGCGAGACCATGTCCGAGACCCTCACCCGCTTCTTCCAGTTCCTGGAGGAGGGCCAGGGCCGCAGCCAGCTGTTCACGCTCGTCCCGCTGCACCAGTCGCCCATGTACAAGCAGTACGCGCCCACCCTCAACCGCCCCGCCGAGTACTACGACATCCCCGTCACCGACCGGCTCATGGGACGCATCCAGCAGTACCGGCGCGAGCACAAGGACATGTTCTGCACCGACTACCGCTTCGCGTGCCCCGACGTGGGCGACGCGCTGATCGACGCGGCCGAGGAGCTCTCCGGCCACGTCGTCGTCCTCGCGTCCCTGTGGCCGCGGCTCCTGCCGTACTACGACTCGCCCATGGACTGGTACGAGCGCTGGGTGGCCTGGATAGAGGAGTACAACGCCGAGCACTCGCCGGGGACCCGCTTCCGCCACCAGAGCGAGGCACGGGACCTGCTGGTCTTCGCCCAGGAGGAGACCGTCCGGCTCGGCATCGAGGACTCGCCGGCCGCGTCCCTCGTGCGCTACGAGATGATGCGGCTGGCCGCGGCCGACCTGCCCGAGCCGCCCCCGCGCCCCGCCGCACCCAACGTCGGCCCCGAATCCGCCCTCCGCGCCGGGGACTTCCTCAGCGCCGAGTTCCCGCACGACCTGCACCGGATGCTGCGCGGCCCGGCGGACGCACCCGCGGCCCAGGAGGGTACGGGCGCCAACGGCAGCAGCTACGTGGTCACCCGCAAGAGCGCCCACGACCGGATCGAGACCATCCAGCTGGGCCGCAGCGCGCGCGACCTGCTGGAGCGCGCCGACGGCCGGCGTACCGCGCGGCAGCTCGTCGCCGAGGTCTTCCCCGAGGACTCCGGCGACCCGGACACCACGCTCCGCCGCGGCCTGGAGCTGGTCCGCTCGCTGGCCGGGATGGGCCTGCTGCTGGAGGCGCCGGTCAACGGCGGCACCGATGCCCGCTGA